The Papaver somniferum cultivar HN1 unplaced genomic scaffold, ASM357369v1 unplaced-scaffold_18, whole genome shotgun sequence genome includes a window with the following:
- the LOC113338091 gene encoding aquaporin TIP2-1-like, protein MPCIAFGAFDDSFSVGSLKAYLAEFISTLLFVFAGVGSAIAYGKLSGDAALDPAGLVAIAICHAFALFVAVAVGANISGGHVNPAVTFGLAVGGQITIITGLFYWVAQLLGAVAACFLLKVVTGGLATPIHAVGAGVGAIEGVVFEIIITFALVYTVYATAADPKKGSLGTIAPIAIGFIVGANILAAGPFSGGSMNPARSFGPAVASGNFSGLWIYFVGPLIGGGLAGLTYGNVFMQSEHAPLVNEF, encoded by the exons ATGCCTTGTATTGCTTTCGGAGCTTTTGATGATTCATTCAGCGTAGGGTCTCTCAAGGCCTATCTTGCTGAATTCATCTCCACTCTTCTCTTCGTCTTTGCTGGTGTTGGTTCTGCCATTGCCTACG GCAAACTTTCAGGTGATGCAGCTCTTGATCCAGCAGGTCTTGTTGCTATTGCCATTTGTCACGCATTTGCTCTATTCGTTGCCGTTGCCGTTGGTGCCAACATCTCCGGTGGACACGTAAACCCAGCTGTCACCTTCGGATTGGCCGTTGGTGGACAGATCACCATCATAACTGGACTCTTTTACTGGGTTGCCCAACTTCTTGGAGCTGTTGCTGCTTGCTTCCTCCTCAAAGTTGTCACCGGTGGATTG GCCACTCCCATCCACGCCGTCGGAGCCGGAGTTGGAGCCATTGAAGGAGTTGTTTTTGAAATCATCATCACCTTCGCTTTGGTCTACACCGTCTACGCCACCGCCGCCGACCCCAAGAAGGGTTCATTGGGAACCATTGCCCCAATCGCCATCGGTTTCATTGTTGGTGCCAACATCTTGGCTGCTGGACCTTTCTCCGGTGGATCAATGAACCCAGCTCGTTCTTTCGGTCCTGCTGTTGCCAGTGGAAACTTCTCCGGACTCTGGATCTACTTTGTCGGTCCATTGATCGGTGGTGGTCTAGCTGGTCTTACCTACGGAAACGTGTTCATGCAATCCGAGCACGCTCCCCTCGTCAATGAGTTCTAA